TTTAATGATTTCGGGGAAGAGCAAGCAACCAATAACAACAAAGAGGATAGCCCCAATTATTCCAAAAATAAATTTGTTACTCATAATTCAATCACCCTACTAGGGCGCACAAATGTCCATTTTCGGCAATAAGCGGACGTCCGGTTTTTCCTAAAAAGCACTTTTAATTGTCAGGCGTATCGATGTTTTTGAGTTCCTCAAATTTGGCCGCCATCGTCGGATTCCCGCGCGTTAACCGTTTGACGGTGAGATCCTCGGCCTTGTTGTTCGCGAGCCGCAAATTGTTGGCGGATTTGTGTAACGCATCCTTGGTCTTTTCCAGATCTTTAATAGCCTCGTCGATGCGTTTGACGGCCTCGTCGAAGCCGTCTGAAGCAAGACGCCAGTTTCGCCCAAATGCCGTTTTGAAGTCGTCAAGTTGAGTCTCGAAGCTCGTGATGTCAATATTCTGCGCCTTTACTAAGGCCAGTTCCGATTTGTATTGCAGCGATTTCAGCGCAGCATTGTGCAGGAGTGTTATGATCGGTATAAAGAACTGAGGTCGAATCACGTACATCTTCGAATAGCGGTGAAATACATCCACGATACCGGCGTTGTAGAGCTCATTATCGGGCTCCAGCAACGATACGAGTACCGCATACTCACAGCCTTTCTCAATCCGATCCTTGTCGAGCTCCTTGAAGAAGTCCTCATTTTTCTTTTTGGTCGCAGTTTCGTCACCCTCGTTTTTCATTTCGAACATGATTGAAAGGATTTCTGTACCTGATGCATCAAGGTCACGGAAGATGTAATCACCCTTACTGCCACTGCGCGCATCGTTGTCTTTCTCAAAGTAAGCATTCGGAAATGCAGTGGCGCGGAGACGATTAAATTCGATCTCGCAATGCTGCTCAAGCGTTTCTCCAATCATCTTGGTCGACAGGCGCGCCTTCATGTCGCGCAGGCGCTCTATAGCATCATCACGATCCTTGATTTGCGTCTCGTACTTATCTTTAAGCGCCGTCTCGGCGAGCTGCTTTTCCAGTGATGCGCGATTCAATTCATTTTTAAATTCATCGCGTTCTTTTTCAACCACACTCAGCGCTTGCGAAACCGCAAGCTTCTGTGCTACCTCACTATTAGCCAGCCTGGCTTGTAGATCCTGTATTTCAGAATCCTTATTTGCGGCGGCCTTCTGAAGTTCATTCAGGAGTCTTGCTTCAGCCAATTGAGCCGCTGCTTCCTTTTCCTGCTTTGACTTCTCCAACGCATTTACAAGCGCATCGCGGTCCTTTTCAACGCCGCTAAGCGCTTCGCTTACCGCAAGTTTTTGCGCAACTTCACTAGCATTTAACTTGCTCTTAAGGTCCTGTATTTCAGAATTCTTGACCGATGCCGCTTTCTCTAACTCGCGTGTTATCCTGGCTTCGGCCAGTTCAACCGCATTGCGCTTGTCTTGTTCAGCCAACTCCAAGCGTTCATTTAATTGCCTCTCGAAGTCACTATCGCGAACCTGTTTGAGAATGTCCGCATATCCAGCCTCATCGATCTTAAAAGCTTTCCCACAGTGGGGACAGATGATTTCATGCATGGTTATTCCACCTTTGTTACTATTCTTCGCACTACGGCTTGCTGGCGAGCCCAATCGCTTTCGCAGCGCATTTTCGGCGTGGAGTTGCTTTCTTCACGTAGCAGCCACAAAGGTGAAACGATTTCCCAGCAACCCGCCAATTAAAAACCAGAAACCAACCATAGAGTGCGACATTTCGCACACTCTTAATGGCAGATATCGTTCAATAGATACTTCAAAGGTGTTAAGTATCATACACTTAGGCTTAAAGATACTGTTGCCAGTAAATGATGAGCATCCTTATCTACGAAACGAGTTAAGTGTCAATAACCAACCAAAATGTGACGAGGAGGAGCTTGGAGATGTACATGGAGTATCAACACGGAGTTAGGATAACAAAGTACGCGCACGAGCTACCCTGCCTTGAAGCCATATTTAAGGAATACGAAGATAACCTAAGTAAGCAGCGCAATCTGATTAATAATGCACCAACCCCAGAGTTGGAAAAAACAAGTTCCACCTACAAAACAAGGAAAAAATTGCAGGACGAGGCGCTTGAGCATTTGGAAAAAGAACGAATGTCACTTGAATCCATGGCTGACGTCCAAGCACAACTGATCACCTACAGGGCTGCAGGCGAAAAGATATTTAGCGAGAACCAAGCAGAATCTGAGGCCGCATTACGCAAAATGTCCACCGAAAAGCACCACCCGGCTTCCGCACTCGAGAAATATATGCGTGCAGAAGGTGTACCCAAACCCAGCCCGTATCACACCGCTCACCACATTGTCCCAGGTAAAGGAAAAGAAGCCGTGCTGACGGCAAGGACAAGGCTTCATATTCACCGTAACGGAATCAGAATAAATGATCCTGCCAACGGAGTTTATCTGGTCAGGAAAGACGACCATACCCCCCATTGGTCGATGCCGGACTCGAAAGGACATCTCAGATATCACACCAAAGAATACGAACGATATCTGGCAGCGCGTATTACGCGTCTTCAAGGAATGGATGCGTTAAAGACTCAGCTTCAAGTAATTGGTAGACTGCTGCAACAACATGAACCCAAATATGCCATTCAGCAAGTAAGGAACGCAAGATGACTATCTATGCAGTTCGCAGCTGTCGATCGCCTTACTACCGGGAGCTGGACTTCGACGTTATGGATATCATCAATTCCAAGCCAAAAGACCTACATATGGATGATATCCTTGAAGCGGGCCAACGAAACACCGCCATGGCGGAATGGTGGACACGGCCAGATGTTGTGTTTCAACGTGGCAACGAACCAATACCTGATATTTCAGTCTGGATCGACTCAACACTCCTTCTGTCTCCAAAAGCTTACCGATTTCTTTTCGATATGCTAAAAGATTACGGTGAGTTTCTCCCAATTCTGGTCGAGTCCGAAGAATATTTTCTGTTCAATTGTTTAACCTTCTGTGAGGAAGACCCAGCATACACCAATGGAGAGTACCAAGACGATCAGTTGATTGTGCTCACCCAGCTAAGATTCGCAGACTCTGCTGAAAAAAGCACGCTATTCAAATCGAGTATGGAGCAAGGGTTGACACCCTATTGCAATAACTATTTTAAAGATGCCGTTGAAGCATTTGAGTTAAAAGGCCTATTTTTTGATGAGAATCTCATTGAGCAATACTGAGATATCGTAGTGAATGCCTGCCCTACGATTTTCCTCAAGGGTGTAATAATCTGATTAATGGATTTTCTGATATTGAACATAATCACACAGCCATTAAGGGCAAGAAACAAGCAATTAAGCACTTACGGGCTTTGCCTTTCAAATAGAAGATATAGGATTAGCTATACAGTCTCCGATAATTTTTTCTGACACAACCCAAAGTCCGGGTTCGGCCAAAAGCGGACATTCGCATATATTATTCAGTGTTCATTGAAGGCTACCCAATAAAAACCCATGAGGCCGGTCATTGATAAAAAAAGTGAGTGTTCGCCCACGTTCCTGATCGTTAATGCAGCGGGCAATGCTATAGCCTTGAACTTCAAGATCATCTGTAGGGAATGCATCTTCGATACTTACCACATATTCCACATCGTAAATTGATACCCTCAAACATGGTATGTTTGCGGCGTTCAACGAGTGGATGTGAAAAGGCTCATCATCGACCATCTTAATGCTTTTTTGCCCAAAGAATCGAAAGTCATTTGGTTTTGGACGACGAATATAATCCCTCATTGCGACAAACGGTGTAAGATCAACATCTGGCTTTTTATAAACCATCCATTCATAGGCGATTTTATGCAACGCTCGACTTACTTTTTGTAAATCACAATATGTATCTTCAAGCTCAAATACCAACTGTTTGTTTTCCGTGTCCAAGGCTGGAATTTTATTATCGTCTTTATAGCGAACAATACAATTACCACCTTTGACACCTTCAATAACAAGACCGCCAATTTCGAATTTGGGTGGTTTCTTCTTTTTGGTGTGGCGCAACAACATAGGGCGTATCACTGCGCTAAAACCATATTGAATTAATTCCTTGTCGATTTTAGAGAGATATTGATTACACTTGTCGCAGACTGTTCCTCTTGGCAAAGTAACAGTACATCCAAAACTATGCGGAATGATATGTTCCACGCTACACTCGGTGGTAGTGTCATGACAGCAAAATATACAGTTCACGATAAGAGTTTCATCCATACCAAGCGCTGATAGAATAGGATTAAGCGCAGCTCATAGCGAGCATAGATCGGTTTTTATCTCTCCCAACCATCGTGGTGAGGAGGGTTATTGCTTGTCGTTCCCGTTTTGGTGTAAATAATGGCCTTGTCATTTACATTGTCCCAATCTAATTCAACACGCTTTTCGAGATCAGTCGCTTTGAAAATAAGCCCTCTCGGCCTATACAAGCCAAACGCAGTTGGGTTATCTGGCTTTCCTAACAACAAATTAAATCCAACGCCAGCAATTTTATACTTGCATCCAAGAATCTCTTTGCTCTCAGGATTAACCATTGTTTCAATATAAAATTCTCTCGACAGTATTTGAGGATCAGAGGACGAAGGTAAATACAGTCCCCACCCTTGAGGCCAAGCCCCGCCAACTAAAATTTCTTTCCAACTTTCAGGAACTGTGCCATTACCGACACCTGGGCCAGCAACAAGACCACTGATAACCTTCAATAGCCATCTTTCAACCACCCTCCCGTCAAAAAGGCTATCGTTTTGAACCAAGTTTGGTGCTTTGTCGATATTATCAAGTGTACGGACCAAATCTCCGGCAGCGGCATCCATTTCGCTCAGTGATGAATTGTGTTTCTCACAGAGGGTTTTTGACTGAAGCGATGATATACCAATATTTTGAAATTTATCTTGTGGCTGCCAAGGTAACCCGCCAATAACCATTCCTCCATTTATGCTCAATGCTTGGAGAACAGTATCTGAAATGTAATGTTCACGTGATAACTTCCCATTGCACTCACCAAAGCCATGAAGCATACATTTTATCATGTAGTCTATCCTTATATTTCAACCTCGCCAGCCCTTTAGTATTCTTAATATTGAAAATAAATTCTTCCAAAAGAGGACATTAAAAGGTTAGTGCTAGTTTTGATTAAATATACCTAAATACAAGTAGGCTTTAACGATACTATTTTCTTAAAATTATCGTAAATTTGCTCGTCCGCATCTTCATTTTCCACCGACCATAAACCTCCTAAAACTGGAATTACTTTTTGAACATCCCAGGGCATTACGCTTTTCCTTTCTACCTGCGCAAATGGCCCATCACTTTCTGTTAGAATTCTATTTTTTGGCATACATTCGATCATTTCTAAAGATCGTTTTGATCTAAGCATTGCAGGTCCAACACTAAACCAACATCCGTAATCAATTGCTTGCAACAACTCACTTTTGCTACCAGAAAACCAATGTAAGACTGGAATACCTGCATTTGGATACATTTTTAAAGTATCAATAATTTCAGCGGTGGCTCGCCTACTATGTATCGACATAACTTTTCCGCCTGAGTTTTCGCAGACTCGAAGGATATGGTAGAACGCTTTAATTTGCACATCTTTATGCGCACTATAGTTTTCACTAAAATCCAAACCAATTTCTCCAACGTAATCCGTTTCATTAATATATGTATCAAAAAGATTTAGTTCTGAAATTCTTTCATGGGCAATCTGCGGGTGCAAACCCAGTGCTGTTTTGATACGTGAGTATTTTCGAGATAACGAATACGTTCCGCGCCAAGCACTTGGAGTCGTCGTCACTGACAAAACATACATTCCACGCTTTATAATTTCCGAAACGGTTTCTTCCGGCGAAGGATAGATGTCCAGATGCGCATGAAAATCGATCATTTTGACACTTTTGTTTTCAGGAACTTTTTAATCTCATCCAGTGATCTTCCAATCATATTTTCGATATCATACTTATTATCAATCAGTGATGAACTCAAGGAAGCACCGAGCCATCTTTTAATTCCGATATCTTTGGACTCTGTTATAGCTATCAAGGCGGCTCTTACATCGTCAAAATGCGCATGATCTTTGTCTTGTTTAGATAGATCACCATAAAAATAAATTGTTTTATCAGTTGATTTCGTCCAGTGACGCAGAGCCGAACGCCTTACGATACAAGGAACACAGCGCCCGCAATGGACGTATTCGCCATCAATTTTGTTCACCAAGTGCCTTCCACAGCTTGTAGATTTGTAGACCAGTTTTTTCAGCAGAGCCTGATCTTTGCATTCTTTCAGCATCTCCCCCTTTGTTTTTAACTGGTAAGGATTAAAAACGGTAACGTTCAATCCGGCATCGTCGAGTATTGTCTGCAAAATCTTTATAACTACCGGATGAGTTGTTCTGGTAGTAAGACTCCCTACGCGGTTAGAAGTCAATGGAGGATTTATGGAGATAAAGCCGTTTTCACATACATATAATGTTATGGTGTTTCCCGCCTTATACATGGCTAGGCATGAGGCGACTAGCACACCGTAGGCCATAAAAATAATCGATCTTGCCCGCTGTGTCTGTGGTCGCTCTTTAATTGGAACCCTCACATTGTGATTAACTTGAAACAAACTTAATCCGCGGTTGATAGTACTGGCAAAATCCGTTTGAGTATCTGTATCTGCTGTCACAATTTGACTTACAGCGTATGGGCGCTTTCCTTCATGCGCCAGATCTATAGCGCCTATCAGACTATCCAGACCTCCGGATAAAAGACAAACGCAGTCCTCTAGTGGATATGCTGGTTTTTTTATCGGAACATCAACTTTTCCGCCGCCAACAAATTTTAGATTCCATTGGTCCGTCGTAAGAAATTCTAGCAATTCTTCTAGCTTTTCTTTCTCTTTGTTCCAAAATTTAGCGTCTTCTACTGAAACCGTTAGATCAAATGAGCGGGTCCAACCATCTGGGCTGGTTTTCCTCGATCCCGATGAATCGGCGCTAATTACTGCAAGGGCGATTGACAAAAAATCCCATGCCCTTGGTGTAGGGACAAGCTTCTTTTTCGCGATATGATATTTTATCGTTCCGCCAATAGAACCAATACCAGAACCAGTAGTGTTACTGTAGAGTTTGACGTTTAAATCAGACTTATATTTTCTAAAATCAAAACCCTCTTGTGCGCAGGTAATTTTCATTCTGCATACCCCTCGAACACTTCCATGGTTTCTCTTATGGCGTTCTGAACAACTCCGAGGACCGCTTTTTGGGAAAGAACTTGACCTAGTGATCGCATTTTTTTGAACGAAGATGAGACTGTTTGGCGTACGTAGTTTCTAATTTCTTTTAGTCTTGACGCGGCAGCACTATAGTTCGGCGCGTTATCTCTTATGTTCTTTCCCAAATCCAAATCTATTCTTCTGAAAACGTCACCTGCTACGAACCGTTCTAACGCTAAGTCTCTTTGTTGTTCTGTAAGATTGTTCAGGTCGGCGTCAGGATATTGATCCAGCACCTCGGAGAGAGCATCTTTAACAGAGTATCGGCTTGCCTCTGTATCTTGCGTACCATCAACAGGACAGATTGCTTCTACAATAATATCCATCACTTCAAAAGCCGTTTTTCCGGCTAGTGAGTTCGGATGCAACGGGCCGCTTTCGGTTGCGTATTGATTTTCTGCTGTTGGCGCTAAGGCGCTATATAGAAGAGATGCCTTTTGGGCGGTTCCGCCAAGGCGCTGTGTTGCTGTTTTGCTTCCGCCGTAACCCTTTTTTACATATTGACCCAGCCCTTTACGCATCTTGGATTGGTCACCGGACCTTGCATAATCGCCAATACTTCTGCGTGCGCCGCCAAATCGTGCAGGAGGTGCTATCCGGTGCTTTTCGGGTTGGTTGGGCTTATTACTTTGGTTGGGACTATCTTCATCTTTCCCGTTGTCATTTCCATCCCCTGAATTCGGTTTGTCAGGTAATGGAATGTCCGGCACCCACGGCGGAACCATGGGTGTTCCGGGTGGTGATCCATTGCTAGATTGCGACGTTCCCATTTTTTCTCCTTGCTGCGATAGCCTTTTTGACAGGTTGGGTTATTTCGTCATTATTCGCCCAACTACTGAGAATAGTTTTAGACCATTCCTCTCCATCGATCTTGGGTATGATACTGGGTTTTATTTGAGAAGCTGGACGCTCTTTCAGGAAGACACTAAGCCTTTGCGCTTGGTGGGCATCTGAACTGGCTATCAACATACAGGCATCCAAAATGGGAGGTGTGCCCCATTCTTGTTCTTGATTGGCTTTCGAGAGCAACCTGTCCATGATCACCGATAACTCAGCTTTTTGAATTAGCCGCAATTTATCGTTCATGCTTGCCGCCATATCTGGATGCTCTAGCAATGCCTGTAACAATTCCGCAGCCTCCGCCGAAAGACGGTCTTCGGGTGTAATAAGTGGCGCATGCTCTCT
The DNA window shown above is from Alteromonadaceae bacterium 2753L.S.0a.02 and carries:
- a CDS encoding TatD DNase family protein, with translation MIDFHAHLDIYPSPEETVSEIIKRGMYVLSVTTTPSAWRGTYSLSRKYSRIKTALGLHPQIAHERISELNLFDTYINETDYVGEIGLDFSENYSAHKDVQIKAFYHILRVCENSGGKVMSIHSRRATAEIIDTLKMYPNAGIPVLHWFSGSKSELLQAIDYGCWFSVGPAMLRSKRSLEMIECMPKNRILTESDGPFAQVERKSVMPWDVQKVIPVLGGLWSVENEDADEQIYDNFKKIVSLKPTCI
- a CDS encoding HNH endonuclease — protein: MDETLIVNCIFCCHDTTTECSVEHIIPHSFGCTVTLPRGTVCDKCNQYLSKIDKELIQYGFSAVIRPMLLRHTKKKKPPKFEIGGLVIEGVKGGNCIVRYKDDNKIPALDTENKQLVFELEDTYCDLQKVSRALHKIAYEWMVYKKPDVDLTPFVAMRDYIRRPKPNDFRFFGQKSIKMVDDEPFHIHSLNAANIPCLRVSIYDVEYVVSIEDAFPTDDLEVQGYSIARCINDQERGRTLTFFINDRPHGFLLGSLQ
- a CDS encoding HNH/ENDO VII superfamily nuclease, with protein sequence MYMEYQHGVRITKYAHELPCLEAIFKEYEDNLSKQRNLINNAPTPELEKTSSTYKTRKKLQDEALEHLEKERMSLESMADVQAQLITYRAAGEKIFSENQAESEAALRKMSTEKHHPASALEKYMRAEGVPKPSPYHTAHHIVPGKGKEAVLTARTRLHIHRNGIRINDPANGVYLVRKDDHTPHWSMPDSKGHLRYHTKEYERYLAARITRLQGMDALKTQLQVIGRLLQQHEPKYAIQQVRNAR